gtcaTCTTGCTGGGTTTTGGCTCATTATTCTTGCTTTTCAAAAGCGTTTTGAATCCTGACTGTCTCACCCAAAATATTACCATCCTTTCCAGCTTTATCTCTCTAGAAAAACAGACAGATTCCTATCCTTATCTCCTCTGTCCTGGTCCTCCCTGCCCGGGGCTTGTGTCCTATCTTCCTGTTGGGCTGGTGCACCCCTCAGGGCAGGTCATTCTCCTTTCTGCCACAAGGTCTTGCCCCCAACCCATATCCATCTCGGAACAAGGGGAAACAGAAGAGTGAACATTAGCTAACTGGAGAGTGGCTGTCAACTCGGAAAGCCTGGCGCTGAGACATTGGTATTCCTCGGTGAAGTTGGAGTAGAAAGTATCCagtgggagagaggagaaagaggcatAAGGGACACTGGGGAGAGAAGGGCTTCGAGGAggagagggcagggctgggggtaCAAAGAGAAAAGAGGGCCGGGCAGGAGCGTCCCAGGAGGGTGAGGGGCCTGCCTGAGATACTGGCAAAAAAGGAGTGACagctggagagagaggaaagggaacgGGGTgagtgggggaaggggaaagagtCGGGGTGAAGCAGGAATGGGAACAGTGATGGGGAGCTGGGGTTGGGGTGTGAAGCGGAGGCTCAGCCTAAAGGGGCCAGGGAAAGGAACTGAAGGCACCAGCTTGTCAGCGAAGCCAGCAGGGAGCATCAGCAGCTCTGGCGTCAGAGGCAGGGGCTGCGGCGCCCCCTAGTGGGCCTTTAGTCCTCCACCCGCAGTTTCCTCATCCTCATCTATCCTCTAAACCTCAAGTCCTAAGTGACCTCCTTTGCGACTCCTGTAACACTGGTCTTTTTCCACCTGCTCCCAAAGCCTTCACTGTGTAGGTCTGGGTTGGACTTATTGACATCACAGATGAGTTGCCAGTTCCTTTTGGAAAAGGGCTAGAAATGGTAACATCATCTATATCCCTTGTCAGTGGAAATGGATGAATTGGGAAACCGAGGCAGAAGTGAGACCAGGTATCAAGCTCCCCTCAAGATCCGGCCTAGAAATAACTTAGGCAATGGAAAACCTTCACCGTCAAATTCCAGGGGCCTGAACCTGGCTGCAGTGAGAAAACCCCTGAACCTAACCCCTCCTTCCAACTCGGGACCACTAAACATTGAAGCCACATTGCCTGTGTCCAATCCAGGCATGGCCACTTATTGGCTTAGGAAAGTGGACAACTTCCTTAATTTCTCACTGGAGcaatctcatctctaaaaagtgAGCACAATAACAAGAAGTTACCTTCAGAGGGTTCTTGTCAGGATTAAATCGACTCAGAGGTGGAAAGTGCTTTTGAACTGCGCATGACACAGGGTGAGTACTGGGCGAGCACTAGCTATTATTACTCTCCCTATTCCAAGTGACACATTCCtctgggcccagggccccacgCCAGTGCCATTTCGGAGAATTCCTCCAAGCTTTCTCTTGGCCTTCTGCGGCGTTGCTCTGTTCCACCCCCGCCCCCGACCCCTGTCTCACCTCACTCTCTCATCCTCCACCAGCCCCTCCATccatcctccccacctcccctggcCCCTCGTCTCGCCCCTGCCTTCCTCGGTCCCGCCCACCCTCTGCCAGCCCCGCTCCCCTCCCCAGGCCTGCTCGCACCGGTGGCTTCCACCATGCCCTCGAGGATAACGACGATCTCGAAGTCGTCCCTCTCGAGGGCACGGCGCGACGCCTCCCAGAAGGGGCTGGCGGCGTCGATCTCGTGGCTGATAACCAGCGGCGAGACGAGGAAGAGGCGGTCGTCTCCCGTGTCGAAGCCCACGCTGAGGTCGGTCTGGTGCAGCGGGATGAACTCGCCCTCCAGCGTCTGGCGCGAGCGGATGAGCTTGGCGCGGATGGAGGCCTCCACTATGTGTGAGGAGCGCAAGTCGCCCACGCGGAACATGAGGCAGAGGCGCCCGTCGCGCAGCGACACCACGGCGTGCGAGGAGAAGACGAGCGTGGCTGCGCGCTTGTTGGGCTGCGAGATCTTGACGAACATGCAGCCCACCATGAAGGCGTTCACCATGGAGCCCAGGATggcctgcagcagcagcagcacgaTGCCCTCGGGGCACTGGTCGGTAATGACGCGGTGCCCGTAGCCGATGGTGGTCTCGGTCTCGATGGAGAAGAGGAAGGCGGCCACGAAGCCGTTGAGGTTGTTGACGCACGGCGTCCACGCGGTGTCCTCCAGGTGCTCCAGGTCGCCGCGGCCGTAGGCGATCAGCCACCAGATGGCGCCGAAGAAGAGCCAGGTGAGCGCGTAGGCCAGGACGAAGAACAACAGGCTGAGGCGCCACTGCAGGTCCACCAGCGTGGTGAACAGGTCCGTCAGGTAGCGATATGTCTCGCGCACGTTGCCCTGCTGCACGTTGCACCGGCCATCCTTCTCCACGTAGCGCTGGCGGCCGCGGCGCCGCGGCGGCTCCTCCTGCCCGGGCGAGAAGGCCGCGTTCTCCTGCGCCATGGCGGCCGCGTCAGGGCGAGCGCTGCAGGCGCCTGGGGTGCGGCGGAGGCCCGAGCTGCTGCCACCTGCCGCGCGTCGCTGGGCGCCTAGGCGGCGTCGGGGGTCCTGGAGGGGCTTAATAAAGGTTTGCCGAATGAGTGGCCCCTCGGGAGATGGGGAGGCACGGGACATCAGGGCCAGCACCGAGCCCTGGGGGGCCCTGGGCGAGTCCCTTCGTGTTTCCTGGCCTCTATTTCTGGGAATAACACATTCAGCCCTAACTGCCCCCCAGGTTCAGAAAGTTGTGAGAGTCAAATGGAGTAATGTACCTGAACTGGATAGAACTGTGCAAGTTCCACGATGATTTTCAGGGGAAGGAGGTACCAGATATTTTGGTGCCATCACCTCCAGCTGGGGTGTGCAGCACCTCAGGGGCAGCCCCGGGGCCAAAGACCCAGGCCCAAATCCCCCTAGTGATTTCCTGAAATCACTAGACTGGGGGCTTTTTGGGGAGGGGGGCAGGCGGGTAATGGAGCCCTCCCTGCCCTAAGGACTTCCACCATCCCTTCCCCAGCTGTAGTCAGTGCAGCCACCAATGGCTCTCCTCGCAGGCTGTTTTGAAGTTCACCCCAAGACTGATACAGAGTCTTTCTCATTCTTCCCTCCTTGgacctcactcactccactccactccctccccTCAACATGCTTACAAAcgagaaagaaatgaaagctgTGGAAAGTCAGTGGAAACCCTCCAGTGCACAAGGGTGGAACATTAGGAAATTCCCACTAGAAATCCTCCCTGAGACCTACCCACGATCACTGCTGCTCTTGGGCCAGCCTCATTTCCCTTGGGTTTTTTCTCCTAGTGGAGACAGCCTGCAAGTGGGGAGGGGAACTGGAAGATCCCAACACAGAAGCCTGGGAAAGGAAACCCAGAGTTATAAAGAGTTAGGCTCGTATCCCTCTGGGATCCTATTCTTCATGAGAGACATGGAATCAGATCAAGTGAAACACTAAGCACCCACATTTATTTCCCCACTCCCTCTAGTTATATTTCCCCCCAGCCTCTTACTTCCCATGGACTCTCCTAACACCAGCCCCGCCCCCACCTGCCATATGCCCCAAAGCCCACATTCCAAGCGAAGCCCACCTGATTTTTCTTCACATGCTTGCCTCTGAGGAGCTCTCTGAGCTGCAGtctcctctgagagaggtccagAGCCCTTCCCCAAAGCACCCAGGGTCCTCTAGGAGATATGGACCATACAGGGAAAGGTTTAGAATAAGGATTTGGGACTCTTccaccttcccttctctttcctgggAATGATCCTCTCCTCCCACTCCATGGAAACGTGGGCTGGCTAGTGGGTGGGGGATGGAGGAGTGTGCCATAGGAAC
This portion of the Pongo abelii isolate AG06213 chromosome 1, NHGRI_mPonAbe1-v2.0_pri, whole genome shotgun sequence genome encodes:
- the KCNJ9 gene encoding G protein-activated inward rectifier potassium channel 3, which codes for MSRASPSPEGPLIRQTFIKPLQDPRRRLGAQRRAAGGSSSGLRRTPGACSARPDAAAMAQENAAFSPGQEEPPRRRGRQRYVEKDGRCNVQQGNVRETYRYLTDLFTTLVDLQWRLSLLFFVLAYALTWLFFGAIWWLIAYGRGDLEHLEDTAWTPCVNNLNGFVAAFLFSIETETTIGYGHRVITDQCPEGIVLLLLQAILGSMVNAFMVGCMFVKISQPNKRAATLVFSSHAVVSLRDGRLCLMFRVGDLRSSHIVEASIRAKLIRSRQTLEGEFIPLHQTDLSVGFDTGDDRLFLVSPLVISHEIDAASPFWEASRRALERDDFEIVVILEGMVEATGMTCQARSSYLVDEVLWGHRFTSVLTLEDGFYEVDYASFHETFEVPTPSCSARELAEAAARLDAHLYWSIPSRLDEKVEEEGAGEGAGGEAGADKEQNGCLPPPESESKV